The sequence below is a genomic window from Mesoplodon densirostris isolate mMesDen1 chromosome 12, mMesDen1 primary haplotype, whole genome shotgun sequence.
GAcactgaggaagaaaaaggaaagcatgGGGTCCAGGAAACAAAAGATTCACACAGAAAAGTGGTATCGAGAATCCTTAGAATGATGGAGAAAGGAGATTTGAAGACAACCATCATGCAAGGATGGCCCCAAGAACAAAAAGAACTGCCAAATTACATAGATGTGATTGGACAGAGGGAGGAGATTCATACTTACATTGGAAAGTTTGGGGATAAAATGAGGTTGCTTGACAactaaggaaatgaagaaaataatcattAACTCTGGGGAAACCAAAGTTGTTTATGAAAGTAAGAAAGTACATTTTATGGCTAGCCTTTGAGTCATACTTACATAGTTTTAACATATAAATACTGAATAGTGACTTAGCCAAAAATTATGATAGCCCTGTTAGAAGGAAGGCGGTGGATGAAACAGGTATGAAGAAAGGGGAGatggaaaaaagagataaatccTCTTTTCACTGGTAGGAAGTTTTAGATCTTAACATAAACAAGGATGTAATGGACCCAATGGCTAAGATAGTCAGAAATTGGTTACTTCTGGGAAGCACAAATCAAGAGTGAAAAGGGAGACGGcaggaggtttttaaaaatatgagccTTCTAGTACTATTTTACTTTTCCGATCATGTATGTTTATAacttacacaaaacaaaaacaaaaaagaaacccccCAAAGAGAAACTGCACAGCcaagaaaaagaacaggaaagtCATAATGTAACTTTATCAACTTTTATTCTTCACATGGCAACTACATCTTGCTTAATAGAGTTTGAACCTATCAAAACTGATGACTACAATTGAAATATTTAGACCATGTATTGGAATGCATGATTTCCTTGTCAGTACTTCACTGATGTTACATAGCGTAAAGCACATATCTAGCTGAAACATTGCTGGCAAAATGGTTCACCTTTGCCAGTAGGCTAAATAAGCTGCAGAAACTGACCTCTTCTCAACGCGAGCATAAAGAGGAAAAATCAAGCCAGTGGGCTTTGCCAACAGAAATGAAGCACAAGAATAAGCAGATAAAAGCCCACTTTGCttgagtctgtttcctcacctgaagATTTTGGAGGCTGCATCAGATCATCTCAAGTTCCTGTTTTTAGCACTAAATTTCAAGTTAGACCTTCACACACATCCCTAGCCCCTTTTATTTCCTGAATTAATCTAAGACACAGACGACCATGTCCTAGTTTTCCTAGAACAGTCTTGGAATCTGTTGCTTGCTTCTCCTTTAACTCTCAAAAGTGCCcagttaattttgttttttatttctaaggaaaaacatgcatttactttttaacttaaaaatataacatttcaTGACTTGCTTTCTCTTAACAATTTGGAGAAATTTCCAATTCCTTTGTGGTGGTTTGTGAACtaccaagaattttttaaaagcagatgaAGGTGtaatataaatttttcttctaaaaaattattcagtGTGCATAATATCCTTTTAAAACTATTCTCTAGTAAGCCTGGAACATTTGGTACTTCCTAAAAACTATGACTAAAAGCTTTGTGGGAGAATTAGGTGCTATAATAGATTCTATTTATTAAAACAGTCTGAGAATTGAGAATGTCTTCCACTTGACTTTATTAACAATTATAACAATGATCTCAATACTGTTCTCTCAGCAAATGATAGGTCTCATCCATCATCGTGGCTGTTAAGAGGCTAATCAGTTATCCACCAGGGAATATGGCCCTCCCACTGCACAGACAAGCTCTATTTGCTAATGATTCCCAAATTTTCTCTAAGATGAGGACTAACGTCCTGCCAATCCCCCAGACAAAAGCTCCCATATTATCCAATGAACTTGAAACACTCCTTTCACAGTGAGCAGCACTGAACATTCCATAATTAATTACTCAGTTTCAAGAGAGATTTAACATGGCCTGCTTTTCTGGAAGATACAAAGAGTTCCTTAGTTTTATTCAAATATTAACTATCCCTGATATAAAACATGTCTCATTATGAAGAGCTGTGATTTGTCTCAGCATTCTTTTTCCTTACTTAACCACTTAAGTCACTGACtgtggaaatttttttaattgaaataaatacAAGGTCCACTTAGAAGGAAAATAAACTCatcaaataattttgttttaaagatatgtgattaccatatttttaaaagttgctttGAAAATGAGCTAATGTGTTATACTAGGATCATGCTGTGGGGACTAATTTATTGTCTGCCCTAACCtagtaaaaacaaaaggaaagctgGATTTGGCACTCGCTTGCACTCTTCATCTTTATGAGAAAGTATGCCTGAGTTTTTGGGTCTGAGATCAGGTTTGCTTGGTAGCCTCAAAGAGCAATTtaccttctttttcaaaatttgcttTTGATCATTTCAGACAATTCATCCTTTCTGAATGAGAAAGACTAGAAGAGAGGAATGTCGAATGAGGTTAAGTAAACGGAGAATCTGTCACATAAAGCAAGTTTAAAGCCCCGTAACAGCATCCATGCAGGACAAACGGAAGCATTAttcttttgaaaacattattcttttaaacagtgtgtaATGACATCCTCCCCAGAGCCTtcttccataaaagaaaaaaaaatacttcctcAGAAGTCATCCTCTAGATTCCCAGTATAATGAGTGAAGCACAGTGAAAAGTCAGACTTGTGTTTTTTTATGTAAGAAGGTTCAAAATTAGAACTGCAAAAAGGGGCTCATAAGTTtctgaatgtttttgttttctgttactCACTGGTATTTCCATGAATCAAAAGGACAAGTGAAAGGAAAAGATGGTCATTATTACCTTAGACCTGTATCAGGGAATGTGTTCTTGTTACAAACTGGAGCCaaacatattttgttttcaaGGGAGAAATACATAAGACTCAAATATGCTAAATGTACGCTAATTCACTCTTAAgttccttttatcattttcttatgCTGAAATATCAATCTGGGGAATGTGTTTCCAGTACTCTGTGCTGCTGTTACTTCCTGAGGActtaactgaaaataaatatgaaaattttatgttttaaaagtttggTATTACTTAAATATCAGAATTTGGCTTTTGTTTTcaatgtttaaaatatgtttaagaaaCAAAAAGGTAAATAAGCAGAGAAATTACTTCTTTCAATTCCAACTCTACTTTGTTTAATTAATGCATGTTCAAATAAACAGTTATTCCTAAAAGATTTCAAAATTGTTGAATgtaaaggaaaaatgaagaaagaccCTATAGAAAAATCACAATTATGATGTTTATTTAgcaaaataaattgaagaaagttttctattaaaaaaaagtaagagagggcctccctggtggcgcagtggttgagagtccgcctgccgatgcaggggatacgggttcgtgccccgatctgggaggatcccatatgccgcggagcggctgggcccgtgagccatggccgctgggcctgcgcatccggagcctgtgctccgcaacgggagaggccacagcagtgagaggcccgcataccgcaaaaaaaagaaaaaaaaaaaaaaaaaaagtaagaatcaTATCCAAATTTTAGCTTCCCCATCTTCTTTGGTACTGAAATCAGTGTTCaggatatatttattttgaagttaGTCATTGGGTCTATAACAGTTTTCCatagaaggaaaacagaaaattaagttACCTGTAATTGTCTCATTTATTGAATAACCAATGGGTGTGTAAAAGCAGTCAATTATGTGCATGCTGAAACCAACATCATCAAGGAAATTCTTTCATAGATACATGTTTTCCACTGGAAATATATCCCCAATTTTTCAATAATCTTCTGCCATCATTTTACTATGTTATCTGAATAGTAACCCAATGTACAGATGGTGTTATTCACTTAACTCATGAATTACTCTCTAAGGAAGGTGACACCACCACACCAGGacttattaacatttattttcaacATGACTacgccattaaaattttttttctgtatttcttagaATTGTGTGCTTCAGTCTTTTCATAAAATAGTATCTGGAGATCGCTAATAgcattaaattaatattaataaaatccaATTCTATCTAAGTCTTTTTCTCTTAAGAAGAAATATTACTTAAAACCAgacattttgttcttttaagaGCAGTATTATATGGACTGCTAATTCAGCCAAGCCACTTCCAGAAACACCATGTGACAACCAAGCTACTCTTATTCCTTTGATAAATTCTTTGCCTTTACCCATACTGATTTCTCCATGTCCCTGCTTTCTTGTGTGAAAGTACCTTCCCCTTAATTTGttaaaagaatctgagaaaaaaaatccagtaacAAACGAGggcaatgattttattttttgcacaGACTTGTGACCACAAAATGATCAAGCAATTTATAGCTTCAGTGCTAACACTGTGATTGGGAACAAGAAGAGTACAACCATAATAAAATACAGCTGTCTATTAGAAGGACTGCATAAAGACATCTTTGGCCATGTAGGCTCTGGGCCCTCTGGAAATAAGTCAGTTGCATTGCCAACATGACAAAGAAAATAGCGATGTTCAGAATCAGGAACAGCCTGGTATACGAAGCAGACAGCGCTGGGGCTCTGCTGCGAGTCGTCGTCACCATCCGAGCCTGTCCAAACCGGCCTTTCATCAAATCACCATTTTTGTGTTTCTCATAtgttacatctgcaaaatctaaaaggtctttcatttcttcatcttcaTCTATGGGCAGTTCTTTCTGTGCCAAAATCTGAGCTTTCTGTCGAATCTTTTTTTCATTGACTTCAATCTGTGCAAAAATATCAGGGACGGCATCCACAAATTTATAGCGCTTGCCTCCCCTTCGGTTTTTCTTGGACTtgctttgctgctgctgctgctgttgctgtgaTATGGCAAAAATCCTGTCGATGGCCTCCTCAGTCTGTCTCTTATCTGAAAATCTCAGCAGGCGCTCAGCAGTCTTCCTAAAGCTGGCTGTGTTCCGGACTCGGGACAGGATCTGCTTCTCCAGCAGCTGGAACACTGGCTTAAAATGCTGCAGGTTCTGTTCCACAATAGCGGCGTAGTCCTTCACCTCAGGGACAACGGTGCTCTTGATGGCTGAACTCCGGTCAAACAGAATTTTCTGACGGTCAGCAATGACCTGTGCCAAGGCCAACTGTTCTGTAGTCTCACCTGTCCACAGGTAAGTGGCGTAGGCATGCTCGCTGGTGGCTACGAACACATCCAGTTGTTGAGAGTCTCCATGGATGCTGAAGCTCTGAACATCTACGGAGGGCCCTATGAAGAGGTAAGCTGCCCTGGTGATGGGACTTCGGAGGTGTGTGGTGACATTCACATAGTTGGTCCCGTTGTAGGGATAGCCCCGAGGGTATGTCACTGAAGCAAAGGTTCCTTTCTCACTGTAGCCAGTATCATCCATCCAGTACATTTTATAGAGCCCATCTCGCTGCCTGATGAAAGCCCCATGGACCCCATCTACCACTGTCTCCTCAAAAGAAAAATCCACATTGTGGAAGAAGCTTGCTGCTATCTCCAAGGGGCTGTCCTCTCCCAGGTGTATCTGATCCACGAGGAGGAGAAGCTGTGGATGCAGGAGGATCAGATTCCTCTGAACGTTCTTCAGATGGAGCTGGGGGTTATAAGCGCCCACACCCTCTCCTCGGATGAAAACCACCCCATTTTTCTCCACTGCAGCAACAACTCTCCCCTGACAGCTAGCTGCCAGGTCATGCTTGTATTTAGACCATTTTGATGAACAGTCTTCTGTGACCTGACCTTCCCAGGGAGAAAAGCAGCTCTTGGACACAGCTGGGGAAAACATCAAAACATTGTTGAAGAAGGTATACTTTGGCCCATAGAGAGCCTCAGTAATGAAAGGCACACCGttgggagcaaaagtaaaggagTTTTGATCAGGATGTTCATGCCCTGCATTAAAATTTCTCCAGCCTTTGATCCAGTCTTTGTATTTGTTTCTGTGGACAATGTCATATATTGCACGTCCCCCAAGTTTTCCTGActtgaaggaaaggaaagatcTATTGATTTCTGCAGGCAGCGCACTTCCATAAGTCACAACACCCCAGTCTTCAAAATAATGCAATGCTGGGGTGCCAAAATCTGGAGGGGGGACAGATTTCAAGCTGGCATCATACCTGaaagaatcaatttttaaaaattaaatggtttCCCGATAGAAGTGAAAGGAACACAGCAGAGCTGTGAGGCCACACGGCAACGTGGCTGGAGGAAACAACATAAAAACGCCACCCAGAGCACTGGCAGTGTAGACTGTGTTAGGGGCATTTCTGAAAACACCCACGTATAATCATGCCCTTGGTGAATGGGAGAGGAGTGCGTCTTTACAACTGTGAAGGGTTTGAGCCGGAAATGACAGCTACTGATAGTCACTACGTGGACACTCTTCACTTAATGATTTCAGAACTGCCACCCAAACGACTGGGGCTCATAGAATTAAGCAGCTCATCCAAACCTCTAGTTGAGGGGCTCCTATTCTAGGAAACCACATGTTAAGATTTGGACTCTAGCAATCCTTGAGTGCTAAGGAAGCACTGTTCTGCGAACAACTGATATTATTGAAAGTTTGGTAGAGTACCTTTTTCCccctctaaaaaaataaatttaaatagagtCGGATTTCACATATTAGATAAGATTTACTGCCAACACCACATCTAAGAATATGAATGGATGAAATTCAGGAAATGATCTAACAGTGGAGGATTTATGATCATGCCACCCACTGCCTAGCCCGATTCcaaggttttgttttgtcttaatcTGCAGATGATGTCATGCTTTTTTTGATATAAGTTTATTTTAATGTATGATGTTTATTATCAAAGTAAGATAATTCACATCAAACTTTCACCATGATTAAGAACACAAGTTTTGATTCAGGAAGGctccaaaaataataatgaagacgACTGTTCACTTTTGGTGATCTGAGACAACAGCCTTGACAGGTTCATATGATTTGCTGCTCAAGGGAAGAAAGGCTCTAAGATACTTTTTCTCTAAAGTGAATCAGTCACCTATGGTAGAGTTaatcttattgatatttatttgatttgggctgttttgtcttttgttctGGAGTCTCAGTTACGGACATCAGCAATTTCTCTCTGCTTCAGTCTAGTACAGTGTTGGCTTAATTATGATGATTTAACAAATCCAGAAACAAGTGGAACTGGCCATCCTCCTCTCAGGTTTTGGTCAGTTTTCATATTCCCATAAAGGCACTTTCTGAATCTACTTAGACTTAACATTAATCTGACTCCTATGATCAGCTTTATAGAACTCTCTTGTTTATTTACGGGTAAGTGAAAAACACTATTAAGTAATTACTTCAAATACCTAAAAGGAGCCAAGAATGGTTGCATGTTAATATATGCAGTTCATCTGTgaagatagtttttaaaaatgctggttatgggcttccctggtggcgcactggttgggagtctgcctgctaatgcaggggacacgggttcaagccctggtctgggaggatcccacatgccgcggagcaactcggcccgtgagccacagctactgagcctgcgcatctggagcctgtgctacacaacaagagaggtcgtgatagtgagaggcccgtgcaccgcgatgaagagtggcccccgcttgccacaactagagaaagccctcacacagaaacgaagacccaacacagcaaaaataaaataaataaattaatcaactcctacccccaacatcttaaaaaaaaaaaatgctggttaAATTACCTCAGTTaccactttacttttttttccctcttaattgttcaattttttttttttttttgtaaatgaaaaGAAGCAATCAAACCACGGAAGCTTACTTTGGAGTTGAATGCAAATTTCAGTAGCTTGAAAAGACATCAGGGATTAATGATTAACCAGTTccctgtaatttttattttaatttattggaTGCCAAAAACGTATTTGGCAGTACTTTAAAAAGGAGAGCCTGGCTTCTCCTTCTAGGCTTAAAAGATTAAGGCAAAAAAATTACATGGTTCTTTTATTATCAAAGTAAAACTGTCAAATACTGTCACCACttttaaatagttttgaaaaTTTAGCAACAGCTTTGCTATTAGAAGATTATAATGCTCcatttatcaaaacaaaacattttactacttttttttggTGTGATAATCGAATAACTCAGTCTAAATTACgtggtttttctctttatatgatttcaaaaaTGATGTAAATCAAAACATGCATATCTAGGAAATAGTGTGAGCCTAGTATTCTAATACATGGAAAGCAAAAACGCAAACAGTAATCAGATCTTAAATGGAAGGAAATGTTTCTAACAGAATTTCAAAACTGTGATATGAATTGAATTGAAGCTGTGAGTACATAGGTGGCGTGGAGAAAGTgttaaaaagtagattagtttttcttttttaaggtaaaaatatTAGCACACTGTACCCCTGGGTACAATTTCTGTTTAAAGCCAGTACAAGGTAGCATACCAGAGAAATTCTGTGTGAAGCGTACACCAGCGCTGCCCTTTGGAAGGCGTCCCTGGACCTTCCATCACACGGTTCCTTCTGATCTGGTCAGCCAACCAGTTACCACTGCCGTTACGCATGACAAATTTATCCAGGAACACTAATTGGCTTTCTGGACCATAAAACCAGTTGTAATTTGAGTCTGCAATAGCCACAGTTCTTTGAAACCCTGGGGAAAGAAGTTTGACAGAATTAAGATAAGTTAAAAACTGCCTACTTCCATAAAGGCCCAAACAATGATTCTCAATCCTGGTTCCAAATTAGACTCAATTGTGTACCTtagataaaaataagaaacaaaaaaccaccaTGCCCCCGCTCTACCCCAGGCCAGTTAATCAGAATCCTTCTAAAAGTCTTCCACAAACCTGTGTGCAGGTTTGTCATGTGGCAACTTGTCTTTGGTAATGGAAACAACTATTAATGCTTACGTTTGTTGCCTACCTTCCTCATTTTCTAATGTTCATGCTACAGGCAAATATAATTGCATGGATACATGGGAGATCTATCTTCTTGTGCATGGTGAGTCCCTGAACCTGGGATCAGCACTAGCTTTCCCACCAACTCATCCCACACCCCAGACCAAGATAATAACATAAGGTGCTTCAACTTGGCATCCA
It includes:
- the DSE gene encoding dermatan-sulfate epimerase isoform X3 gives rise to the protein MYETSYRRGWGFQYLHNHQPTNCMALLTGSLVLMNQGYLQEAYLWTKQVLTIMEKSLVLLREVTDGSLYEGVAYGSYTTRSLFQYMFLVQRHFDINHFGHPWLKQHFAFMYRTILPGFQRTVAIADSNYNWFYGPESQLVFLDKFVMRNGSGNWLADQIRRNRVMEGPGTPSKGQRWCTLHTEFLWYDASLKSVPPPDFGTPALHYFEDWGVVTYGSALPAEINRSFLSFKSGKLGGRAIYDIVHRNKYKDWIKGWRNFNAGHEHPDQNSFTFAPNGVPFITEALYGPKYTFFNNVLMFSPAVSKSCFSPWEGQVTEDCSSKWSKYKHDLAASCQGRVVAAVEKNGVVFIRGEGVGAYNPQLHLKNVQRNLILLHPQLLLLVDQIHLGEDSPLEIAASFFHNVDFSFEETVVDGVHGAFIRQRDGLYKMYWMDDTGYSEKGTFASVTYPRGYPYNGTNYVNVTTHLRSPITRAAYLFIGPSVDVQSFSIHGDSQQLDVFVATSEHAYATYLWTGETTEQLALAQVIADRQKILFDRSSAIKSTVVPEVKDYAAIVEQNLQHFKPVFQLLEKQILSRVRNTASFRKTAERLLRFSDKRQTEEAIDRIFAISQQQQQQQQSKSKKNRRGGKRYKFVDAVPDIFAQIEVNEKKIRQKAQILAQKELPIDEDEEMKDLLDFADVTYEKHKNGDLMKGRFGQARMVTTTRSRAPALSASYTRLFLILNIAIFFVMLAMQLTYFQRAQSLHGQRCLYAVLLIDSCILLWLYSSCSQSQC
- the DSE gene encoding dermatan-sulfate epimerase isoform X4; protein product: MGISIPAQSSAHQLHGPAHRKPSPDESRYDASLKSVPPPDFGTPALHYFEDWGVVTYGSALPAEINRSFLSFKSGKLGGRAIYDIVHRNKYKDWIKGWRNFNAGHEHPDQNSFTFAPNGVPFITEALYGPKYTFFNNVLMFSPAVSKSCFSPWEGQVTEDCSSKWSKYKHDLAASCQGRVVAAVEKNGVVFIRGEGVGAYNPQLHLKNVQRNLILLHPQLLLLVDQIHLGEDSPLEIAASFFHNVDFSFEETVVDGVHGAFIRQRDGLYKMYWMDDTGYSEKGTFASVTYPRGYPYNGTNYVNVTTHLRSPITRAAYLFIGPSVDVQSFSIHGDSQQLDVFVATSEHAYATYLWTGETTEQLALAQVIADRQKILFDRSSAIKSTVVPEVKDYAAIVEQNLQHFKPVFQLLEKQILSRVRNTASFRKTAERLLRFSDKRQTEEAIDRIFAISQQQQQQQQSKSKKNRRGGKRYKFVDAVPDIFAQIEVNEKKIRQKAQILAQKELPIDEDEEMKDLLDFADVTYEKHKNGDLMKGRFGQARMVTTTRSRAPALSASYTRLFLILNIAIFFVMLAMQLTYFQRAQSLHGQRCLYAVLLIDSCILLWLYSSCSQSQC
- the DSE gene encoding dermatan-sulfate epimerase isoform X2, giving the protein MRTHTRGAPSVFFISLFCFVSAYVTDENPEVMIPFTNANYDSHPMLYFSRAEVAKLQLRAASSHEHIAARLTEAVHVMLSSPLEYLPPWDPKEYSARWNEIYGNNLGALAMFCVLYPENIEARDMAKDYMERMAAQPSWLVKDAPWDEVPLAHSLVGFATAYDFLYNYLSKTQQERFLEVIANASGYMYETSYRRGWGFQYLHNHQPTNCMALLTGSLVLMNQGYLQEAYLWTKQVLTIMEKSLVLLREVTDGSLYEGVAYGSYTTRSLFQYMFLVQRHFDINHFGHPWLKQHFAFMYRTILPGFQRTVAIADSNYNWFYGPESQLVFLDKFVMRNGSGNWLADQIRRNRVMEGPGTPSKGQRWCTLHTEFLWYDASLKSVPPPDFGTPALHYFEDWGVVTYGSALPAEINRSFLSFKSGKLGGRAIYDIVHRNKYKDWIKGWRNFNAGHEHPDQNSFTFAPNGVPFITEALYGPKYTFFNNVLMFSPAVSKSCFSPWEGQVTEDCSSKWSKYKHDLAASCQGRVVAAVEKNGVVFIRGEGVGAYNPQLHLKNVQRNLILLHPQLLLLVDQIHLGEDSPLEIAASFFHNVDFSFEETVVDGVHGAFIRQRDGLYKMYWMDDTGYSEKGTFASVTYPRGYPYNGTNYVNVTTHLRSPITRAAYLFIGPSVDVQSFSIHGDSQQLDVFVATSEHAYATYLWTGETTEQLALAQVIADRQKILFDRSSAIKSTVVPEVKDYAAIVEQNLQHFKPVFQLLEKQILSRVRNTASFRKTAERLLRFSDKRQTEEAIDRIFAISQQQQQQQQSKSKKNRRGGKRYKFVDAVPDIFAQIEVNEKKIRQKAQILAQKELPIDEDEEMKDLLDFADVTYEKHKNGDLMKGRFGQARMVTTTRSRAPALSASYTRLFLILNIAIFFVMLAMQLTYFQRAQSLHGQRCLYAVLLIDSCILLWLYSSCSQSQC
- the DSE gene encoding dermatan-sulfate epimerase isoform X1, producing the protein MEVALQNSNKAREKQGRKALLSGSFEDGLAALEIWRSEATMRTHTRGAPSVFFISLFCFVSAYVTDENPEVMIPFTNANYDSHPMLYFSRAEVAKLQLRAASSHEHIAARLTEAVHVMLSSPLEYLPPWDPKEYSARWNEIYGNNLGALAMFCVLYPENIEARDMAKDYMERMAAQPSWLVKDAPWDEVPLAHSLVGFATAYDFLYNYLSKTQQERFLEVIANASGYMYETSYRRGWGFQYLHNHQPTNCMALLTGSLVLMNQGYLQEAYLWTKQVLTIMEKSLVLLREVTDGSLYEGVAYGSYTTRSLFQYMFLVQRHFDINHFGHPWLKQHFAFMYRTILPGFQRTVAIADSNYNWFYGPESQLVFLDKFVMRNGSGNWLADQIRRNRVMEGPGTPSKGQRWCTLHTEFLWYDASLKSVPPPDFGTPALHYFEDWGVVTYGSALPAEINRSFLSFKSGKLGGRAIYDIVHRNKYKDWIKGWRNFNAGHEHPDQNSFTFAPNGVPFITEALYGPKYTFFNNVLMFSPAVSKSCFSPWEGQVTEDCSSKWSKYKHDLAASCQGRVVAAVEKNGVVFIRGEGVGAYNPQLHLKNVQRNLILLHPQLLLLVDQIHLGEDSPLEIAASFFHNVDFSFEETVVDGVHGAFIRQRDGLYKMYWMDDTGYSEKGTFASVTYPRGYPYNGTNYVNVTTHLRSPITRAAYLFIGPSVDVQSFSIHGDSQQLDVFVATSEHAYATYLWTGETTEQLALAQVIADRQKILFDRSSAIKSTVVPEVKDYAAIVEQNLQHFKPVFQLLEKQILSRVRNTASFRKTAERLLRFSDKRQTEEAIDRIFAISQQQQQQQQSKSKKNRRGGKRYKFVDAVPDIFAQIEVNEKKIRQKAQILAQKELPIDEDEEMKDLLDFADVTYEKHKNGDLMKGRFGQARMVTTTRSRAPALSASYTRLFLILNIAIFFVMLAMQLTYFQRAQSLHGQRCLYAVLLIDSCILLWLYSSCSQSQC